One genomic segment of Gossypium arboreum isolate Shixiya-1 chromosome 3, ASM2569848v2, whole genome shotgun sequence includes these proteins:
- the LOC108475301 gene encoding glycine-rich cell wall structural protein-like, giving the protein MNGLAIADNHDVNENDNHPHVFEERLKAKGNRRSLTLLPIIIGAHALHRHAKASSGAGKDWHSGGGEKAGVGGGFQSGGGGGMAAGGGFNFGFRGGIRAGFGGNRGGSGGTNVGGGAGGHVEGVGSDATSTSGSLGGARSSDGKASDTSKSEAKAGFEGKIGANTGVGGGFQGNENIAGVRGGGEGGGKGRGEEGGGGGGGDGRGGGGASASGGGGMAAKGIVGGQGEVGGNSGGSGSTSVAGKVGGQGGGVGSGSIDTSGTHSSEKDNDGKTSATSKDEVKVGGQGGGGSGGVAGGGGFKFGFRGGMRAGFGGNSGGSGGTNVGGGAASHAEGVGSGATSTSGSISGAKSSDDKASDTSKSEAKTGFEGKVGGQGEVGGKSGGSGSTSVAGKVGGQGKGVGSGSTDASGTRNSEKGSDEEASATSKGEAKDGSKGNIEGQGGAGGGGGIVGGSGGSGSTSVTSGGDGSGITDASRRFSHSGKFSASQNNENKSSHQSEHKATFEGNFGGKGKVDGNSGGSGNSSAFVTFRNRA; this is encoded by the exons ATAATCATGATGTTAATGAAAATGACAATCATCCGCATGTTTTCGAAGAAAGGCTAAAAGCTAAAGGAAATAGGAGGTCTCTAACACTTTTACCTATAATAATTGGTGCACATGCTTTACATCGACATGCGAAGGCCTCTAGTGGTGCTGGTAAAGATTGGCATAGTGGTGGAGGAGAAAAAGCAGGAGTAGGAGGTGGATTTCAGA GTGGCGGTGGTGGTGGTATGGCTGCTGGGGGtggttttaattttgggtttagAGGTGGAATAAGAGCAGGATTTGGGGGAAACAGGGGTGGAAGTGGTGGCACGAATGTTGGTGGAGGGGCAGGAGGCCATGTCGAAGGTGTTGGTAGTGATGCAACTAGTACAAGTGGTAGTCTTGGTGGAGCAAGGAGTAGTGATGGAAAAGCTAGTGATACTAGTAAGAGTGAGGCTAAAGCTGGTTTTGAAGGTAAAATAGGTGCAAACACAGGAGTAGGGGGCGGATTTCAGGGTAATGAAAACATTGCTGGCGtaagaggaggaggagaaggaggaggaaaaggaAGAGGAGAagaaggtggtggtggtggtggcggTGATGGTAGAGGTGGTGGAGGAGCAAGTGCAAGTGGCGGTGGTGGTATGGCTGCTAAAGGTATAGTAGGAGGACAAGGAGAGGTTGGTGGAAATAGTGGTGGAAGTGGTAGCACTAGTGTTGCTGGTAAGGTAGGAGGGCAAGGTGGAGGTGTTGGCAGTGGTAGTATTGACACAAGTGGTACTCATAGCAGTGAAAAAGATAATGATGGAAAAACTAGTGCTACTAGTAAGGATGAAGTTAAAGTAGGAGGGCAAGGAGGTGGTGGTAGCGGTGGTGTAGCTGGTGGGGGTGGTTTTAAGTTTGGGTTTAGAGGCGGAATGAGAGCAGGCTTTGGTGGAAATAGTGGTGGAAGTGGTGGCACTAATGTTGGTGGAGGGGCTGCAAGCCATGCCGAAGGTGTTGGTAGTGGTGCAACTAGTACAAGTGGTAGTATTAGCGGAGCAAAGAGTAGTGATGACAAAGCTAGTGATACTAGTAAGAGTGAGGCCAAAACAGGTTTTGAAGGTAAAGTAGGAGGACAAGGAGAGGTGGGTGGAAAGAGTGGTGGAAGTGGTAGCACTAGTGTTGCTGGCAAGGTAGGAGGGCAAGGTAAAGGTGTTGGCAGTGGTAGTACTGATGCAAGTGGTACTCGTAACAGTGAAAAAGGTAGTGATGAAGAAGCTAGTGCTACTAGTAAGGGTGAAGCTAAAGATGGGTCTAAAGGTAACATAGAAGGACAAGGAGGTgcaggtggtggtggtggtatAGTTGGTGGGAGTGGTGGAAGTGGTAGCACTAGTGTTACTAGTGGAGGTGATGGAAGTGGTATTACTGATGCAAGTAGAAGATTTAGTCATAGTGGCAAATTTAGTGCGTctcaaaataatgaaaataaatcatctCATCAGAGTGAACACAAAGCTACTTTTGAAGGAAATTTTGGAGGAAAAGGAAAGGTCGATGGAAATAGTGGTGGAAGTGGCAACTCTAGTGCttttgtaacattccgaaatagggcctaa
- the LOC128290617 gene encoding uncharacterized protein LOC128290617 yields the protein MDRAAGDDDVESNALLPRKGSAIENRPSRVRSVTAFAGVEGKGRGDASVNAYANGAHSSTNINDNKASANSKDEVKAEAEAKAKAEAEAKVEAEAKAKAEAKSKAEAEAKSHAEVEAKAKAEAKAEAETEAKAEAEAKAEAEAKAKAEAEAKAGAEAKAKAKAEAEGKAEAKAKANAEAEAKAGIGGHGKASGNSGESSSNNVNGKVSASSEAEAKAEVNAQAKSKIEGQGKASGNGGVSGSNSVDGGAEGYSGGGGGGHMHFGGGGGGHMRFASGGGGSGSSSVDGGAKKHGGESGGGHMQFGGGGGNGSNTVDGGAKGHGGGGGGGHMHFAGGGGFKFGFGGKVEGRGGLGGSH from the exons atggatcggGCGgccggtgatgatgatgtagaaagtaatgctttGCTTCCACGGAAGGGCAGCGCCATCGAGAATAGGCCA tctcgggtaaggagtgttacagctTTTGCTGGGGTAGAAGGAAAAGGTAGAGGGGATGCTAGTGTTAATGCATATGCAAATGGTGCTCATAGTAGCACAAATATTAATGATAACAAAGCTAGTGCTAATAGTAAAGATGAAGTTAAAGCTGAAGCCGAAGCTAAAGCTAAGGCTGAAGCCGAAGCTAAAGTTGAAGCTGAAGCTAAAGCTAAAGCTGAAGCTAAATCTAAGGCTGAAGCCGAAGCTAAATCTCATGCTGAAGTTGAAGCTAAAGCTAAGGCTGAAGCTAAAGCTGAGGCTGAAACTGAAGCTAAAGCCGAAGCTGAAGCTAAAGCTGAAGCCGAAGCTAAAGCTAAAGCTGAAGCCGAAGCAAAAGCTGGTGCTGAAGCTAAAGCTAAAGCTAAAGCTGAAGCCGAAGGAAAAGCTGAAGCTAAAGCAAAAGCTAATGCTGAAGCTGAAGCTAAAGCTGGAATAGGAGGACATGGAAAGGCAAGTGGAAATAGTGGTGAAAGCAGTAGCAACAATGTTAACGGCAAAGTTAGTGCTTCTAGTGAGGCTGAAGCCAAAGCTGAAGTTAATGCTCAAGCTAAAAGTAAAATAGAAGGACAAGGAAAGGCTAGTGGAAATGGTGGTGTAAGTGGTAGCAATAGTGTTGATGGTGGGGCTGAAGGGTATagtggaggtggtggtggtggtcaCATGCATTTTGGTGGCGGTGGTGGTGGTCACATGCGTTTTGCTAGTGGTGGTGGTGGAAGTGGTAGCAGTAGTGTTGATGGTGGGGCTAAAAAGCATGGTGGAGAAAGTGGTGGTGGTCACATGCAGtttggtggtggtggtggaaATGGTAGCAATACTGTTGATGGTGGGGCTAAAGGGCATGGTGGAGGCGGTGGTGGTGGTCATATGCATTTTGCTGGTGGCGGCggttttaaatttggttttgGAGGAAAAGTAGAAGGGCGAGGAGGGTTAGGTGGAAGCCACTAA